The genomic segment TTGGCTGTCAGTTCGGTCAGAGCGAGAGACGTTATGCCGGATTCGGCTTCTTCGCGACCACCCGCGACCAATACCCCCGGCCGACGTTTACGAGACGCATGGGCGTCGGGGCCGGTCCTTTTGCCCGGCGTGTTCTGCCCCCTTGTGGCCAAGCTGGCCGAGCGCATCGGGTTCCGGGCCGTGTACCTCTCGGGCGGCGCGCTTTCCGCGGCGACCGGCGTCCCGGACATCGGTTTACTCACACTCACCGAGTTCGTGGACGAAGCCCGGCGGATCGCCCGCGCGACACCTCTACCCCTTCTCTGTGACGCCGACACCGGGTTCGGCGAAGCCCTCAACGTGGAGCGAACGGTCCGGGAGTTCGAGGCCGCCGGTGCCGCAGGGATTCACCTCGAAGACCAGGAGATGCCGAAGCGGTGCGGCCACCTGACCGGTAAATCTCTCGTTCCGGCCGAAGCGATGGCCGCAAAGATCCGGGCGGCGACCGCTGCCCGGCGCGACCCCGACTTCGTGTTGATCGCGCGCACGGACGCCAGAAGCGTCTCGGGGTTCGACGACGCCGTCCACCGCGCGCACCTCTACCTTGAGGCCGGCGCCGACGCGATCTTCCCGGAGGCGATGGAATCCGCCGAGGAGTTCGCCCGCTTCGCCCGCGAAGTCCCCGCCCCCCTCCTCGCGAACATGACCGAGTTCGGCCGCGGCCCGTTACTGGACGCCGCGGCCCTCGGGGACATGGGCTACAAGCTCGTGCTGTACCCGCTCACGGCGTTCCGGGTCGCGATGAAGGCCGCGCACGATACGCTCGCCCACCTCCACCGCGCCGGGCACCAGCGCGAGTCCGTACCGAACATGCTGACCCGCGCCGAACTGTACGACCTGCTCGGATACACCACGTATGAAGCACGAGACCGGGCCTATTTTGCCGCAGATGAACGCAGATGAACGCGGATCAGAGATAAACCGAGAGATAAAAGGCAAATACTTACTTAATGCGGCAAATGAATTATGTCTGATCTCTTATCTCTGATCCGCGTTTATCTGCGTTCATCTGCGGCGAAACATTCTTGAGGATCTCTCCATGAGCGCGTCCGCACCGAGTCAAGCCACGTATTCTCCCGGGTTAGAGGGAGTCGTTGCCGGTGAGACGGCCATCTCGACCGTCGAGGGGGGCTTGCGCTACCGCGGCTACGCGGTCGGCGAGCTGGCCGAGAAGACGTCGTTCGATGAGGTGGCGTACCTGCTACTCAACGACGACCTGCCGACGGCCGGGGAATTGAAGGAATTTCAATCGCGGGTCGCGGCCGCCCGCCTCCTGCCGGAGCCGGTGCGGCAGTTGCTCGGGGCGTTGCCGGCCGGGGCCGCGCCGCTCGACGCCCTGCGGACGGCCGTGAGCGCGCTCGCCTCCTTCGACCCGGAAACCGCCGACAACTCGCGGGACGCGAATCGGCGGAAAGCGGAGCGGTTGCTCGCGCAGATGCCGGTCGTAATCGCGGACCATTACCGACTGAGCAAAGGGTTGCAGCCGGTCGCGGCGAAAGCAGACCTGTCCCACTCGGCCAACTTCCTCTACATGCTGCGCGGGACGGAGCCGACGGCCGACGAGGTCCGGGCGCTCGACATCTCCATGATCCTGTACGCCGAACACGAGTTCAACGCGAGTACGTTCACCGCCCGCGTGATCGTGTCCACACTGTCGGACTTGCACGCGGCGGTCACGGGCGCGATCGGCGCACTCAAGGGCGCGCTCCACGGCGGCGCGAACGAGAAGGTGATGGACGTGGTCCGTGCCGCGGGCAACCCGGCGACGGCCGAGCAGTGGACGCGGGCCGCCCTCGCCCGCAAGGAGCGCATCATGGGCTTCGGCCACCGCGTCTACAAAGCGGGCGACGTTCGGGCGGGCATCCTCAAGCCGATCGCGCGGCGGGCGGCGGCGGCCGCCGGGCCGGAATACGTCGCGTGGGAGGAGACGGCCGAGGTGATTGAAGGGGTGATCGGCCGAGAGAAGAACATGTTCCCGAACCTCGACTGGCCGGCCGGCCGGCTCTACCACTCGCTGCACCTCGATATCCCGATCTACACGCCGATGTTCGCGATGGCGCGGATCGCCGGCTGGGCCGCCCACGTGATCGAGCAACTCGACCACAACCGACTCATCCGCCCCCGCTCGATTTACAACGGCCCGGCCCCGCGCGACGTGCGGCCCATTTCCGAACGAGGTTCGGCGTAGGGCACGCTATCTGCCTGCCGTCACTCCCCGCGGCAGAGGCGATACCCCGCCGACGCGACCACCACTCAGCACAACGTGTTGCAGGACGGCATACCCATGAGCGACAAGAAATACTGCGACCTGTGCGGTGAGACGTACGACGACGGCAACCCGACGATGTGCCGGTGTGCAACCTGTAGTTCTGCTATCGCGGCGACTCCGAGTGTATGAGATACACGGGGCGTTTGGCAGCCAACCAACCTGTGGAACTCCCCGTGGCGAGGCCGTCGAGCGGTGACGCCGGGGAGCATTTTTTGCATTTATTGCGCTAAAACCCCCGTTTTGGGACCGGCGCATCTCCGCGACTACCGAACCGTGGCGCCGGGGAGCATTTTTTGCATTTATTGCGCTAAAACCCCCGTTTTGGGACTGGTAGGTCGCCACAGTCATCGAGGCAGTCGGGTGGGGAAAGTATTTCCTGCTGAACGCCTGGAAACCAGGTCTGCGGAAAATTCACGTCAGACCAATGAGGCGGGCGCCGATAAGCCCGGGAATCCCAATCCGTAAGGATTCGTTAACGTGTGCCGCGAGTTTTCACGAAATCGCTTTCGTGGACGGCGTGGCGGCTTGACCGCGTTTGGGCCTTCTCCGTAAGGTCTAAGCGTAGTCTTCCGCCGCGGTAGAATTTTTGAGGCACAGTGGGAAACCCGGACATGCAGTTCATTGTCCCCGATGTCCTTTCTGCCGCCCGGGGATTGTCGTTCGGCGCGACCGGGTTTCTGGCTCTCGTCGGCTTGTTGCTCTGGGCGGTCGGGTGGCGGTGGCACCGCTTCTGGGTCGTGTTCGGCATCACGCTCTCGGCCGGGGTACTCGGGTTGGGGGCGGGCCAGGCGGCCGGCGGCCAGGTGATGGTCGTCGGGGTGCTGGTGGCGGTGTCGGCCGGGATGCTCGCTCTGGAACTGGCCAAGGTCCTTTCGTTCGCGACCGGCGGGACGGCCGCGTGGGTGGCCGCGCAAGCGGTGCTTCCGCAAGCCCACGAACTCTGGGCGGTGTTCATGGCCGGCGGACTGATCGGCGTCGTGCTGTACCGCCTGTGGACGATGCTGTGTACCAGCTTCGTGGGCGTCGTGGTCGCGTGGCACGCCCTCATCACCGCGGTCGACCAACTCGCCCCGTTCAACGCCCCGACGTGGGTCGGCGACCACGCCGCAGCCCTGAACGGCGGGGTCGTCGCGGTGACGCTCCTGGGAGTCCTGGTCCAGGTCAAAACGTCCCCGCCCGCGGAAGGAACTGCGGGTACGGCCGAGGATGACCACCACGACCACGACGAACATCACGGTCACGACGATCACGACAGTCACGATGACCACGGCCACGACCATCACGACAAACATCACCACGACGATCACGGCCACGACGGCCACGGGAAGTCGCATAAACAGGTCAAAGGCTCGTGGCTGGGCCGGATGGTTCACGGGCGCAAGGCCGCGTAACTCGTTGATACCCGCCCGACAGCCGGTGCCGCGATCTACTCCAAGCGGACGGGATTTTCGAGCAGACGAATAGTGCCTTTGTCGGCGTCCAGTTCGACTAACCCGCCGTGCGGCAACGTCGCGTTTCGCGGGGTGTGCCCCACGGGGTAGTTCATGAGTACCGGCACTTTACTGCCTTTGAAATACTCCCGAAGCACGCGATCGATGTCTTTCTCTTCGCCTGGTTCCTTGCTCGTGAAGCTCCCGAGTACCACGCCCGCGACCACGTCGAGCGCGCCCGCCAGCCGGAGTTGAGACAGCATCCGGTCGACCCGGTACGGGGCCTCATGCACGTCTTCGATGAACAGGATGACGCCCTTCGGCTGCAGCGCGTACTTCGTCCCCCACGTCGCGCAGATCAGGCTCAGATTGCCGCCGAGTAAGCGCCCCCGGGCAACCCCGCCGACCAGCGCCGCGGGCTTGGAGTCGGGCGGGATCGCGACGGTGTAGCCGGTCTCGCCTTTCTTGTACTGGTCGGCGAACACGGCCCGCCGGAACGAGGCGCCCGCGAAGGCGTGCTGGGGCTTGTCCTCTTCCCACAAGTCCCGCGCCGGCATCGGCGAGTGGAACGTGACGAGTTTCACTTCGCGGGCGATGGCCAGGTGCAGGGCGGTCAGGTCGGAGTAGCCGGTGATGATCTTCGGGTCTTTCCGCAGGGCGGCGTAGTCGATGCGGTCGATGATCCGGGTGAGGCCATACCCGCCGCGGGAGGGGAAGATCGCCCGCACCTTCGGGTCGCGGATCATCACGTTTAATTCGGCCGCCCGCTCGTCGTCGGTCCCGCCGAGATAACCGCTCCGCCGCTGACCGATTCCCTCCGGGATCAAGACGTGATACCCGTCCTTTTCCAGTCTCTTGGCGTAGATCTGGAGCAAATCGAGTTCGGCCGGGGCTGCGGGAGCCACGAAGGCGATCGTGTCGCCCGGCTTCAACGCGGCCGGCCGGAGCCATTCCGCATCTCCCTTGAGTTCCTGAGCCGAGGCGACCGGGGATAAGACCGACAGGATAATGACCACACCAACCGACCAACGCGCGAAAAACATTCGACCAGCTCCTGAGGTGTTAACGGGCTGTTCCAAGATCCCACGCCGCACGCCCGCGGGCAACGCGCGGTTTTCGAAAACCGTACTCCGGTTCGTATAATTCGCGCATGACACTGGCCACAAACCTTGCGCCGCAAGTCCCCGTCACGATCCGCGACCAGGGGGCAACGCTTTTACGAGCCGGGGCCGTGACCCTCGACTCCGTCAGCTCCGTCGACGTTTACGCCTCGGTCAAGGACCGCGGGACGTGCGACGTCGACCTGTACCTCGAAGGCCGGCTTATCTACGCCTCGTGTACATGCCAGCAAGTCGACACCTACGGGATGACCTGCAAGCACATCTGGGCGACCATCCTGGCCGCCGAGGGCCGCGGGTTCGTCTCCCCGGCTTTGAGGCTCGGCTACCTGCGTCTCGTTATTGAGGGGGGCGACGAACCCGAAGACGTTTACCCCGAGGACACCTACCCCGTTTACTCCCCACCCGTTCCCCAGCGCCCGGCCCCGCCCGTTCCGGCCCGCGAGAATTGGAAAGCCCAGCTCGATTCCCTGCAGCAGCAGTTCAAATCGACCACCACCTCCTACCCCCGGCGGACCCTCCCGGCCGAGCGGCAGTTGGCCTACATCATCGACGTGCCGACGAGTACGCAGAGTCAGCGACTGACTCTGGACCTGGCGGCGCGGGAACTCAAGAAGAACGGCGAATGGGGTCAGCCGCGGCAACAGGGCGTCTCGACCCAGGACATCGATACGCTGCCCGATCCGCTCGACCGGCAACTCATGACCTTACTCGGCGGGGCCGAGCGCAGCGACCAGTACAGCGGCTTTTACTCGTCCGGCTACGGTAGCACCACCCGCTATCGCCTGTCCGCGGCGATGGTGGCCGCCGCGCTGCCGCTACTCGCGAAGACCGGCCGGGTCCGCCTTCGCACCGACCCCAAACGCAATAGCCCGTCGGACGTCGTCACCGCCGACGACGGCCCGCCCTGGCAACTGGCCGTCACCATCAACCGCAACGACAAGGGCACGCACTGGGTTCTCGCCGGTCGCCTCCAGCGGGACAACGAAACGATGGACCTCTCGACCACCAAGCTGATGGTGCCCGGCGTGGTGTTCTGGGCCGACCGCTTCGCCGCCCTCGACGACGACGGCGCGTTTTCGTGGGTGCCGCTGCTGCGCAAGGTGGGCTCGATCAGCGTCCCGGTCGCCAAGGCGGACGAACTGCTCGGGCACTTACTTCAAATGCCCAAACTGCCGCGGCTCGATCTGCCGAACGAGTTGAAGTACACCGAGGAAAAAGCCTCGCCCAAGCCGCGACTGGTGGTCAAGGCGCACAAGCCGCAATGGGGCGCGCAGGTTCTGCACGGCGAGCTGTCGTTCGTTTACGAAGGGCAAACCGTCCCGTCCCAACCGCCCGCCCGCGGCATCTTCCAACCCGACGGCAAACGGCTCCTCCTCCGCGACCCGGAGGCGGAACAGGCCGCCGCCCAGAAGCTGACCCGGCTCGGCTTCCGCCCCGGGTACAGTTACGGCAGCGATCCGCACAAGCTGGAGTTGCGGCCGGATCAGTTACCCAAGGCCGTGCGCGAACTGGTCTCCGCCGGCTGGCAGATCGAGGCCGAGGGCAAACTGTACCGCCAACCAGGCGCGTTCACGCTGGCAGTCCATTCCGAAAACGACTGGTTCGACCTGGAAGCCGCGGCCGATTTCGACGGCCACGCCGTCCCACTCCCGCGCCTGCTGGAAGCGATGCGCCGGGGCGAAAACACCGTGGTGCTGGACGACGGCAGCATGGGCATGGTGCCGGAGGAGTGGCTGAAGAAGTACGGTCTGCTCGCCCGCCTGGGCACCGTCGAAGGCGACAAGGTGCGGTTCGCCCGGGCGCAGGTCGGCTTGCTCGACGCGCTGCTCGCGTCCCGGCCGGAGGTCACGTTCGACAAGCAGTTCGCGAAGGCCCGAGACGAGTTGAAGAAGTTCGTGGGCGTGGCCGCGGTCGACCCGCCGAAGGGGTTCAAGGGCGAGTTGCGGGAGTACCAGCGCGAGGGGCTGGGCTGGCTCCGCTTCCTCCGCCGCTTCGGCTTCGGCGGGTGCCTGGCAGACGACATGGGCCTGGGCAAGACCGTGCAAGTGCTCGCGTATTTGGCGGGCTTGCGCAAGACCGCCCCGTCGTTGGTCGTGGTGCCGCGATCGCTAGTCTTCAACTGGAAGCAAGAGGCGGCCAAGTTCGCCCCGAACCTGCGCGTCCTCGACCACACGGGCACCGAGCGCGACCGCACCGGGGCCGCGTTCAAAGACTACGACCTCATCGTGACGACCTACGGCACCCTTCGCAACGACGCGACCGTGTTCAGCGAGTTCCGGTTCGACACCTGTGTGCTGGACGAATCGCAGGCGGCCAAGAACTCGGAAACCGAGACGGCCAAGGCGGTGCGGCTTATCCGCGCCGACCACCGGCTGGCGCTGAGCGGGACGCCGGTGGAAAACCACCTCGGCGAGTTGTGGAGCTTGTTCGAGTTCCTGAACCCCGGCATGCTCGGCCAGGCGGCGCTCTTCGGCAGCACCACCTCGGCCGGCCGCACCTTGCCCGTCGAGACGCGCGAATTGCTGACCCGGGCGCTGCGGCCGTACATCCTGCGGCGGACCAAGGATCAGGTGGCCAAGGATCTGCCGGCCAAGACCGAGCAGACGCTCTACTGCGACCTGGAACCGGCCCAACGCAAGCTGTACGACGAACTCCGCGATCACTACCGGCACTCGCTCCTGGCCCGCGTCAGCGAGGTCGGCATCAACCGGGCGAAGATCCAGGTGCTGGAAGCGCTCTTGCGACTCCGCCAGGCGGCCTGTCACCCGGGTCTGCTCGATAAACAGCGACTGGCGGAGGGGAGCGCCAAATTGGACGTGTTGCTGCCGCAACTCCGCGAACTCGCGGAA from the Fimbriiglobus ruber genome contains:
- a CDS encoding citrate/2-methylcitrate synthase, which produces MSASAPSQATYSPGLEGVVAGETAISTVEGGLRYRGYAVGELAEKTSFDEVAYLLLNDDLPTAGELKEFQSRVAAARLLPEPVRQLLGALPAGAAPLDALRTAVSALASFDPETADNSRDANRRKAERLLAQMPVVIADHYRLSKGLQPVAAKADLSHSANFLYMLRGTEPTADEVRALDISMILYAEHEFNASTFTARVIVSTLSDLHAAVTGAIGALKGALHGGANEKVMDVVRAAGNPATAEQWTRAALARKERIMGFGHRVYKAGDVRAGILKPIARRAAAAAGPEYVAWEETAEVIEGVIGREKNMFPNLDWPAGRLYHSLHLDIPIYTPMFAMARIAGWAAHVIEQLDHNRLIRPRSIYNGPAPRDVRPISERGSA
- a CDS encoding SNF2-related protein produces the protein MTLATNLAPQVPVTIRDQGATLLRAGAVTLDSVSSVDVYASVKDRGTCDVDLYLEGRLIYASCTCQQVDTYGMTCKHIWATILAAEGRGFVSPALRLGYLRLVIEGGDEPEDVYPEDTYPVYSPPVPQRPAPPVPARENWKAQLDSLQQQFKSTTTSYPRRTLPAERQLAYIIDVPTSTQSQRLTLDLAARELKKNGEWGQPRQQGVSTQDIDTLPDPLDRQLMTLLGGAERSDQYSGFYSSGYGSTTRYRLSAAMVAAALPLLAKTGRVRLRTDPKRNSPSDVVTADDGPPWQLAVTINRNDKGTHWVLAGRLQRDNETMDLSTTKLMVPGVVFWADRFAALDDDGAFSWVPLLRKVGSISVPVAKADELLGHLLQMPKLPRLDLPNELKYTEEKASPKPRLVVKAHKPQWGAQVLHGELSFVYEGQTVPSQPPARGIFQPDGKRLLLRDPEAEQAAAQKLTRLGFRPGYSYGSDPHKLELRPDQLPKAVRELVSAGWQIEAEGKLYRQPGAFTLAVHSENDWFDLEAAADFDGHAVPLPRLLEAMRRGENTVVLDDGSMGMVPEEWLKKYGLLARLGTVEGDKVRFARAQVGLLDALLASRPEVTFDKQFAKARDELKKFVGVAAVDPPKGFKGELREYQREGLGWLRFLRRFGFGGCLADDMGLGKTVQVLAYLAGLRKTAPSLVVVPRSLVFNWKQEAAKFAPNLRVLDHTGTERDRTGAAFKDYDLIVTTYGTLRNDATVFSEFRFDTCVLDESQAAKNSETETAKAVRLIRADHRLALSGTPVENHLGELWSLFEFLNPGMLGQAALFGSTTSAGRTLPVETRELLTRALRPYILRRTKDQVAKDLPAKTEQTLYCDLEPAQRKLYDELRDHYRHSLLARVSEVGINRAKIQVLEALLRLRQAACHPGLLDKQRLAEGSAKLDVLLPQLRELAEEGHKALVFSQFTSLLSIVKQRLDKDGVTYEYLDGKTRDRQARVDRFQTDPTCKLFLISLKAGGVGLNLTAAEYVFLLDPWWNPAVEAQAIDRSHRIGQTRPVFAYRLIARDTVEEKVLALQQSKRELADAILGGDGRLITDLKREDLELLLS
- a CDS encoding S66 peptidase family protein; the protein is MFFARWSVGVVIILSVLSPVASAQELKGDAEWLRPAALKPGDTIAFVAPAAPAELDLLQIYAKRLEKDGYHVLIPEGIGQRRSGYLGGTDDERAAELNVMIRDPKVRAIFPSRGGYGLTRIIDRIDYAALRKDPKIITGYSDLTALHLAIAREVKLVTFHSPMPARDLWEEDKPQHAFAGASFRRAVFADQYKKGETGYTVAIPPDSKPAALVGGVARGRLLGGNLSLICATWGTKYALQPKGVILFIEDVHEAPYRVDRMLSQLRLAGALDVVAGVVLGSFTSKEPGEEKDIDRVLREYFKGSKVPVLMNYPVGHTPRNATLPHGGLVELDADKGTIRLLENPVRLE
- the prpB gene encoding methylisocitrate lyase, which gives rise to MPDSASSRPPATNTPGRRLRDAWASGPVLLPGVFCPLVAKLAERIGFRAVYLSGGALSAATGVPDIGLLTLTEFVDEARRIARATPLPLLCDADTGFGEALNVERTVREFEAAGAAGIHLEDQEMPKRCGHLTGKSLVPAEAMAAKIRAATAARRDPDFVLIARTDARSVSGFDDAVHRAHLYLEAGADAIFPEAMESAEEFARFAREVPAPLLANMTEFGRGPLLDAAALGDMGYKLVLYPLTAFRVAMKAAHDTLAHLHRAGHQRESVPNMLTRAELYDLLGYTTYEARDRAYFAADERR